Proteins co-encoded in one Papaver somniferum cultivar HN1 chromosome 5, ASM357369v1, whole genome shotgun sequence genomic window:
- the LOC113280918 gene encoding cleavage stimulation factor subunit 50-like: METSLEQILQDGKLLRQVNDLIVAHLRDNNLNQAAIAVASATMTPLNVESPPNKLIELVAKGLAVERDEAFRGVAPAAALFDYGSAAIPAGYGLVPPPRITSVDFSAVQDTKGASKSFPKHETRHVSEHKNVARCARFSPDGRYVATGSADTSIKLFEISKIKQMMLPDTRDGPVRPVIRTFYDHLQPVNDLDFHPQSTILISGAKDHTIKFFDFSKTAAKRAYRVIQDTHNVRSVSFHPSGEFLLAGTDHSIPHLYDINTFQCYLSANAPEIGGNGAINQVRYSSTGGTYVTASKDGAVRIWDGVTAQCVRSMVGAHGSAEATSASFTKDQRFVLSCGKDSAVKLWEVGTGRLVKQYVGATHTQLRCQAVFNETEEFVLSIDEPSNEIVVWDALTAEKVARWPSNHTGAPRCLEHSPTESAFISCGTDRSVRFWKETL, encoded by the exons ATGGAGACAAGTTTAGAACAGATTTTGCAAGACGGGAAGTTGCTTCGTCAGGTTAATGACTTGATCGTTGCACATCTTCGCGACAACAACCTCAATCAG GCTGCCATAGCGGTTGCTTCGGCTACAATGACACCATTGAATGTGGAATCACCTCCAAACAAGCTTATCGAGCTTGTAGCAAAG GGACTTGCAGTGGAAAGGGATGAGGCATTCAGGGGAGTTGCTCCTGCAGCTGCTCTCTTTGATTATGGTTCAGCAGCTATACCTGCTGGATATGGATTGGTCCCCCCACCTCGTATTACTTCTGTTGATTTCAG TGCTGTGCAGGATACAAAAGGGGCTTCCAAGAGTTTCCCAAAACACGAAACTAGACATGTTTCAGAGCATAAG AATGTTGCCAGATGTGCAAGATTTAGTCCTGATGGACGATATGTTGCAACTGGAAGTGCTGACACGTCAATTAAGCTATTTGAG ATTTCAAAAATCAAGCAAATGATGTTGCCAGATACAAGAGATGGTCCGGTGCGACCCGTAATAAGGACATTCTATGATCATTTGCAG CCAGTAAATGATTTGGATTTCCATCCTCAATCTACTATATTAATATCTGGGGCCAAAGATCACACTATAAA GTTCTTCGATTTCTCAAAAACAGCGGCGAAGAGAGCTTATCGAGTTATTCAG GATACTCACAATGTGAGATCTGTATCTTTTCATCCGTCAGGGGAATTTCTTTTAGCAG GGACGGATCATTCAATTCCACATCTGTATGACATAAACACCTTCCAATGTTACCTATCAGCAAATGCACCAGAAATTGGGGGTAATGGCGCAATCAATCAG GTCAGGTATTCATCTACCGGTGGCACCTATGTAACAGCTTCTAAAGATGGTGCTGTGAGGATTTGGGACGGGGTAACCGCACAATGTGTGCGCTCCATGGTTGGGGCACATGGGTCAGCTGAAGCCACCAGTGCAAGTTTCACCAAGGACCAAAG ATTTGTTCTCTCCTGCGGGAAGGACTCCGCAGTGAAACTTTGGGAGGTTGGTACAGGGAGACTAGTCAAACAATACGTTGGAGCTACTCATACACAATTGCGCTGCCAG GCTGTTTTCAATGAAACGGAAGAGTTTGTACTATCCATTGATGAACCGAGCAATGAG ATTGTTGTCTGGGACGCTTTAACTGCTGAGAAAGTTGCAAGGTGGCCGTCTAACCACACTGGCGCACCACGTTGTCTGGAGCATTCACCAACTGAGTCAGCCTTTATCTCATGTGGGACTGACAGGTCAGTTCGATTCTGGAAGGAAACACTTTAA
- the LOC113280916 gene encoding pentatricopeptide repeat-containing protein PNM1, mitochondrial-like, which translates to MSRALQLGRYLRCISRSNTNLRCQSSPLFLLVDQSSFSSSSSSSPTHSYRFLNNQPSLYNRRNFSSSIPPPPPPSSPPSDCNQNEEPQKIAQGISTELLKQEDDDTLPLNKRLDLHFSNVTTETSNLLLLQVLNLSPDAGRTTVLGFHKWISSRPGFQHTDQTYSYLVDYFGRKKDFKIIHEILVDGRGVIGTKTLETFVNRLVRAGRDTQAVSFFDKLETEYGLVRNRQSLKIVVSNLCENGFANSAEKMVKNLAHEFFPDESTCEMLIKGWCVDGKLDQAKRLAGEIHRGGFQLGTSAYNSILDCVCKLCRKKDNFRLQSEAEKILVEMDYAGVPRNVETFNILINNLCKIRRTEESVKLFERMGEWGCSPNAETYLLLIKSLYQAARIGEGDEMIDKMKSAGFGSGLDRKAYFGFIKVLCGIGRIEHAMKVFAKMKADGFVPGIKSYELLIEKLCSHGQTHRANHLSSEAKLKGILVDPKVYKLDPRFTKKPKVEKTAVKKRETLPEKMARKRKTLKKINLSFVKKPKKMMRRAY; encoded by the coding sequence CCCACTCTTACAGATTTCTCAACAATCAACCTTCTTTATATAACAGAAGAAACTTCTCATCATCAATACCACCACCGCCTCCGCCGTCATCACCTCCATCTGACTGTAATCAAAATGAAGAACCACAGAAAATAGCTCAAGGAATATCAACAGAGCTACTCAAACAAGAAGACGACGATACTCTTCCATTAAACAAACGATTAGATCTTCATTTCTCGAATGTTACTACTGAAACCTcaaatctccttcttcttcaggtTCTTAATCTTTCTCCTGATGCTGGTCGGACCACTgttttagggtttcacaaatggATCTCATCTCGTCCAGGTTTTCAACATACTGATCAAACTTATTcatatcttgttgattattttggTAGAAAGAAAGATTTTAAGATAATTCATGAGATTCTTGTTGATGGGCGTGGGGTTATTGGTACTAAAACCCTAGAAACATTCGTTAATCGTCTTGTTAGGGCTGGTAGAGATACTCAGGCTGTATCGTTTTTTGATAAATTGGAAACTGAGTATGGTTTGGTTCGTAATCGGCAATCGCTTAAGATTGTTGTCTCGAATCTCTGTGAGAATGGGTTTGCTAATTCTGCTGAGAAAATGGTCAAAAATCTAGCTCATGAGTTCTTTCCAGATGAATCTACTTGTGAGATGTTGATTAAAGGTTGGTGTGTGGATGGGAAACTTGATCAGGCTAAAAGATTAGCTGGGGAAATTCATAGAGGAGGGTTTCAACTGGGGACGTCGGCTTATAATTCAATTCTCGATTGTGTCTGTAAGCTCTGTAGGaagaaggataactttagacttcaATCTGAAGCTGAAAAGATTCTAGTCGAGATGGATTATGCAGGAGTACCTAGGAATGTGGAGACATTTAATATATTGATCAACAATTTGTGCAAAATTAGGAGAACTGAAGAATCGGTTAAGCTGTTTGAGAGAATGGGTGAATGGGGATGTAGTCCAAATGCAGAAACTTATCTTTTACTTATTAAAAGTTTATATCAGGCAGCAAGAATTGGCGAAGGTGATGAGATGATAGATAAAATGAAATCTGCTGGATTTGGGAGTGGTCTTGATAGAAAGGCTTATTTTGGGTTTATAAAGGTTCTGTGTGGGATTGGAAGGATTGAGCATGCAATGAAGGTTTTTGCTAAGATGAAGGCTGATGGGTTTGTACCTGGTATCAAGTCTTATGAGTTATTGATTGAGAAATTGTGCTCTCATGGGCAGACTCACAGAGCGAATCATCTCTCCAGTGAAGCAAAGTTGAAAGGTATACTTGTGGATCCCAAAGTGTATAAATTGGATCCGAGATTCACTAAGAAGCCTAAGGTTGAGAAGACTGCTGTCAAGAAGAGGGAAACATTGCCTGAGAAAATGGcgaggaaaaggaaaactcttaaGAAGATAAATCTAAGTTTTGTGAAGAAGCCAAAGAAAATGATGCGGAGAGCTTATTGA
- the LOC113280917 gene encoding uncharacterized protein LOC113280917: protein MAEEYDDGPYSTHDSGDDSDDDLMDSGDDSDDDLMDTGNDSHVDDLMDSQVNLAAIMKKLKSGEDVKDALVYGLDSMKSEEGRRMAKIRSLLGLQDGSTSAPPLDDIPMPESLLREDDVSYENMKASVEKCFALPSFEGDGYVVHRFLFLLDSKDILQDVKKHLRSIIQSMSCTGLLRFANIVTGGSVSYEKTRFKMRKIILEYLKEILQNPKHKNRKRFIEELPKLLKNPSNFHITSHVQVVDPAYFSHHSAARKILEGLEEMSFQLLSAMSRRLKGEVKEPKFGDKLKYKQKPNLITQVRNELCKVRAGEELPIGLAKAMSVAVLGLRMKLDNPEIFIPELCGSNAYRPIHGDLLKCIGILNGTKLKNLVDDTVEKLRTILDPINDSKVKPQQFQDALKRWLIEHLFEYSELAKTPDSVVKTVKIIKQMHHERAICNKNEQAKKEVEIVGDLSAQYKQIMLDKICDHNIDDDYNDAYFKDIEVNSYDEYDNLLKYGGNHSDESVGECEADGSVLPESTSGENAFTLEDVGQDGAGEEQKHVNKYLTIQAVLPESTSGENAFTLENVGQDSSDGAGEEQKHVNKYLTIQEICDERSLGAHSLIGRLLEKLLDEEGAELDESKRLYLRRGRSDHQEECAGSLHKKRKKKKKIVQVPEDESIGL, encoded by the exons ATGGCTGAAGAATACGACGACGGCCCATATTCTACTCATGACAGTGGTGATGACAGTGATGATGATCTGATGGATAGTGgtgatgatagtgatgatgattTAATGGATACTGGTAATGATAGTCATGTTGATGATCTAATGGATAGTCAAGTAAACTTAGCAGCTATCATGAAAAAGTTAAAG TCCGGTGAAGATGTTAAAGATGCACTCGTTTATGGACTGGATTCTATGAAGAGCGAAGAGGGTCGACGCATGGCAAAAATCAG GTCGTTATTGGGACTTCAGGATGGAAGTACTTCTGCTCCACCTTTGGATGATAT ACCTATGCCAGAATCACTTTTGAGGGAAGATGAT GTCTCATACGAGAATATGAAGGCATCGGTCGAAAAATGTTTTGCATTACCAAGTTTTGAAGGAGATGGTTATGTGGTACATCGCTTTCTGTTTCTTTTGGACAGCAAAGACATACTTCAAGATGTTAAAAAGCATCTAAGGTCCATTATTCAGTCTATGAGTTGCACGGGTCTGCTGCGGTTTGCCAATATAGTTACAGGAGGCTCAGTCTCATATGAGAAAACTCGTTTCAAGATGAGAAAGATTATTctggaatatttgaaggagatatTACAGAACCCTAAGCATAAAAACCGTAAAAGATTTATTGAAGAATTACCTAAACTTCTTAAGAACCCATCTAACTTCCACATAACTAGTCATGTGCAAGTTGTAGACCCTGCTTACTTTTCTCATCACAGTGCTGCAAGGAAGATACTGGAAGGCCTCGAAGAAATGAGTTTTCAGTTATTGTCTGCAATGTCTAGGAGGCTTAAAGGTGAAGTGAAAGAACCTAAGTTTGGTGATAAATTGAAGTATAAACAGAAACCCAATTTAATTACACAAGTGAGAAATGAGCTTTGTAAAGTTAGGGCAGGAGAGGAACTTCCCATAGGGTTGGCTAAAGCAATGTCTGTTGCTGTTTTGGGCCTTAGAATGAAATTGGACAATCCGGAAATATTTATCCCTGAGCTTTGTGGTTCCAATGCTTATAGACCAATACATGGGGATCTTCTTAAGTGTATTGGAATTCTCAatggcaccaaactcaaaaactTGGTTGACGACACTGTAGAGAAGTTGAGAACTATATTGGATCCAATAAATGACTCTAAAGTGAAACCGCAACAATTCCAAGATGCCTTAAAAAGATGGCTGATTGAGCACCTTTTTGAGTACAGTGAGCTTGCGAAGACCCCAGATTCAGTAGTGAAAACTGTTAAGATCATCAAACAAATGCATCATGAACGAGCTATATGCAACAAAAACGAGCAAGCTAAGAAAGAGGTAGAGATTGTAGGAGATCTTAGTGCTCAGTATAAGCAAATTATGCTGGATAAAATTTGTGACCATAATATAGATGATGATTACAACGATGCATACTTTAAGGATATCGAAGTGAATAGTTATGATGAGTATGATAATTTGTTAAAGTATGGAGGTAATCACAGTGATGAAAGTGTTGGGGAATGCGAAGCAGATGGTTCTGTATTGCCTGAATCAACTAGTGGTGAAAATGCTTTTACACTGGAAGACGTGGGACAAGATGGAGCTGGCGAGGAGCAGAAACATGTGAATAAATACCTTACAATACAAGCTGTATTGCCTGAATCAACTAGTGGTGAAAATGCTTTTACACTGGAAAACGTGGGACAAGATTCAAGCGATGGAGCTGGCGAGGAGCAGAAACATGTGAATAAATACCTTACAATACAAGAAATTTGTGATGAGAGAAGTTTGGGAGCACATAGTCTTATTGGTCGTTTACTTGAAAAACTTTTGGATGAAGAAGGTGCGGAGCTGGATGAAAGTAAAAGGTTGTATTTAAGAAGAGGTCGGTCTGATCATCAAGAAGAGTGTGCGGGTTCCCTtcataaaaaaaggaaaaaaaagaagaagattgtgcag GTACCAGAAGATGAGAGCATCGGattataa